ACTGGTGAAACTCTATGATGGTATTACTCTTTCAGCAGAAGTCGTCTCGAAAGCTCACCAAAGCATTGCAAACTACACACTAGACAGCGAGCACCTAATGGCATGGATTACCGATTTTTTAAAAGCTGACAAAAGAGCCAGTAAATCGAGCTAAAAAGTGTGAAAAGTTCTTTTTTTGCTTATAAATGCGGCTTTTTGACATAGTTAGGTTCATTATTGTATGAATCTGAGATAGGATGATTTTTTATGAATAGAATGTATCACGATGAAAACCGTAATTTATTTCCTAGTCTGCGTTTTCAGTAGTAGCGTATTCAGCACAACACTTTCTCTTTATCAACAATCATTGCCTTTGCCTGATTCGCCACAGGATTACGTAATAGAAATTCAGGGCAAGGGTTATCAGTATGAAGATCTATTAGAATTTCCTCTGTATCATGCTCAATTCTCTACCATCTGGCGTGCCTCTGGCGACTTTATCGGACCGAAATTACAAGACCTTTTAGAGGATGCTGGTATTGCTGATTTTGAACAAGTCTACTTAGAAGCGACAGACGATTACGCAGTAATTATGCCTCGCCATGCTCCTGATCAGGAAGATGCCATTTTAGCACTCGCTTTAAACGGTAAACCTCTAAAAATCAATGATAAAGGCCCATTTTGGCTGGTCTGGCCAAGCCGAGAAGATACACTCAAGTTAAGCGCAAACGAAGGCGATCTTTGGATCTGGAGTCTGACCCGTATTACAAAGGTTAAATAAGTGATTTCGTTCAAGCCACAACCAATCAAGCTCCTTATCATTCCTTTTATATTTATTGCTTTGGTGATGTTGGCGGTTTTTCTGTGGCGTTTTCAACAGGACATTAAAGACATTCATCGACACATTGGTATCACCCCACATGAAATACGCTATCAATTACAGCAATCCAATTTACAAGTCGCCCTCATTGAACAAGAAATAAAGCTGACTCAGCAATACGATATAAAAAATTCGAAGTCAGCATTACTCAATCGTATCGAACAATTAAAATATCGTTTAGATAATATTCGAGTGGTTTGGAATAAGCTGCAATCTGATCTGGATAAAACCTCATTGAAAGAAGAACTCAATCGCTTTGAAGACAAGATTAATCAGCTTAAAGTAAACATACAGACAGCTAACTTGCATGATAAAGATCAGCTAAATCAGTTAAATATTTTGATTATGCAAATCAAAATCAACAGTGCTGCCATGTACAGTCATGGTAGTGATTATATTCGCCTACATACTGACCGCTATGTCAGTAAGCTGTCCCGGATTAACCAAGCAATCAATACACTCATTGTCATTTTTATCTTACTATTAGCCGTCTTGTCTTATGCACTAACGCTTATCTTTAAACAAAAAACAAATCTCAATAAACTGTCTATTGAAGACCCATTAACGGGTTTATTTAATCGCCGACAGTTTAATGATCACATGAGTCTAGCGGTTAATAATTACCATGCACAACAGACCAACTTTGCTCTTATGGTATTCGATATTGATTACTTTAAACTGTTTAACGACCAACTTGGTCACATTGCAGGAGACAAAGCTTTACAAGCCATTGCACAACATCTTACGGCACTAAAAAAGCAGTTCCCTAAAGTGGAGTTTTATCGAGTAGGTGGTGAGGAGTTTGCCTGTCTTTGTTATTTCCAAGATTATCGATACGCTAAAGACTTCGCCGAGACCATTCGAGCCTCCATTGAAGACTTAAAAATCACCCATTCAACCAGTAAAGTATCTTCTTATATCACTGTTTCAATTGGCATTGCTTACGCTGCGATGCAAGTAGAATTAACCTCTGATAGCCTTTATTCAACAGCAGACCAAGCTCTATATAAAGCCAAGAAAAAAGGTCGAAACCAAATTTGCTTCTACCAAAATGAATCATCATAAATGCCGACTAAAGTTCCTCTTCCATCAAGTGTAAAGGCTTAGAACAAATCATCTAATTTCCGTATCAAGACAAGTTTCTATTATTCTTTTTGACTAAGGAAGGTACGAACAAGTCCACTGGCAAGTTTCGCCGTCCAATATAAGCCTATTGGCAAGAAGCTTAACAAAGAATAAAAAGAGCTTAAACCACGCTCGGCAGCAAGCTCCTGCGCTGCCCTAATGCCCTACATCCATCTAGGTCTCCTTCGGGTCTTTCAGAGAAACGCCCTCTCTTTGTTAAGAGTGATTGAAAGGTATTAACATTCCTGCTCACTCTTGCCTTGATAGGCCGTTTCTCTGCTAAGACTGATGTTCAGAAGATTTATTCACACCTTCCTTAAATAGAATACGTACACACAGTCCACCATATTGACTTTCTTGCAAAATCAAATCAGCACGATGAAATTCCGTAATCGCTTTTACCAAAGCCAAACCTAACCCTTGACCTTGGCTATTGTGACTTCTTCGAAACAAAGGCAGTTGTACTTTATCAAGTAAATCAAGAGGAATTCCTGAACCGTTATCCTCTACCCTGATTTCATTATCTTCTGCTGTTAACCAAATTTCTGCTTCATCACCAGCATAACGATTTGCATTCTCTAGCAAATTACTCACGGCTTGTATAAGCATTTGACGATCTGCTCGAATCGTTACATGCGAAAATAATTGTACATGCAAAAGCTTACCTTCTTCCTCTAATGTTTCCTGATACAAGTCTGCAACTGACTCGATGACATTATTTAAAGCTATGAATTCATCTGCCGGAGCAATTTGCCGATTCGTTAATCGACTAATCCTTTGAATAACATTAAATATTTCAATGATATCATCCACTTTTTTGGAAACTCGATCTAAATCAAGGGTAGGACTCAGCATTTCAAGTTCATTTTTTAAATGCGTCAATGGAGTTCGCAGTTCGTGAGCAAAATGTTGGGCATGATGTTTAATATGCTGAATGGATTGATCAAGCTTTTCCGTCGTACTATCAATACTTGCCATTAGATCATCAAGATCATCTTGGCATTTTTCTGGAGCAAGCCGGATCGCTAAATTCCCTTGTGCTATCTTACTTAATCCTTGTGAAATCTTAGTTAAGCGTCTTTGCTGGAAGGCACCGAATAAACACCCCCCTATAATAGAAACAAGGATCAACAAAACACCAATTGGCCAAACAATGACTGGAATCAAATCGAGCACATCTTCCGCTTCGTCAATGGGCATATAAACGGCAATTTTTCCACCGACCACATCCGTCACATAAACACGCCACCTGTTCAGATGCTGATAATCCTCTTTCGTAGCCTCATGCTGTAGGACCAACATACTATTTAAGCCCTGTTCTGTACCACTCTTTAACCACCTTAAATATCGTGCATCAAACAACGCCTCATCGTTCATTGTAAAAAAGCCGGTTTGATTAAAGACTGCAGATTTTACTGTCCCGTACACTTTAGATTGGTAGGAGCGAAAAGCATCAAATCGATTCTCTATGGGTATTTGTTCATCTTGAGCATACCAATTAGGCATTCCATTTGAGAGGGTAAAAGATTCTTTCAAATCTTGAGCATAGAATTCCAGTTCTTCATCTATGTCTTGACGAGTTTGAGAGGTGATTTGTTGTTGAAGAAACCAGCTTGCAAGTATTAAAACGACGATAAAAAAAACGGATTGTAGCAAGGCATAACGCACACCACTCATCCGAAATAGTGCCTTAACCAAATACATACCCTGCTCCACGCACAGTTTCAATCAAGGAGGTTGAAAAAGGTTTATCAATTTTCGCCCTTAAACGACTCACATGGGTTTCAACAATACTACTAGAGGGATTAAAGTCGATATTCCATACTCGCTCCAACAACATAGACTTTGTCATTACACGACCTGGATTGCGCATAAAGACTTCTAACAAACGAACCTCTTTCGTATTAAGCAAAATCTTTTGCTGCGCTCTTTGGCATTGAAAAGACAATAAATCCAGCTCAATGTCTTTGTGTCGTAAAACCATCGCCTGAGAAACATCATCAGACTCAACGAACACTCTTCGTCCTAAGGCATTAACACGAGCCAACAACTCAGACAAAGCAAACGGCTTAGCAAGATAATCATCGGCTCCAGCGTTTAAACCTGCGACTTTATCCTCGATATCAGCAAGAGCCGTTAACATGATTGCGGGCGTCTTCACTTTCGCACTACGCAATGCCTTCAATACACTCAGTCCATCTAGATCCGGTATCATCCAATCCAAAATTAAAACTTGATACTCTCGTGTTGTCGCCGCAATTAAAGCTTCTTTTCCTTTAGCAAAGCCATCTACAAGATGACCAGCCGAGGTCAAACTTGTTAATAACCAATCTCGTATTTCTTTATCGTCTTCGAGTACTAATAATTGCATTGAATTACCATAAAAAAAGAAAAACCATTCATTCTTCGCTCTTATCACCAAAGTCAATAAAACGAATGTAGTTTCAAAAACGAACCCTTTCAATCTCAAGGAAAGAAATAAGCTTCTAACAAAACAATTCCAAACAAAAAGAAGTTATGAGCAAAACCAGTTACACGACTGTAACAATAGGTATATTCATAACTTCTGCATATATCAATAGATTTAATTAAGCAAAAGACTCTGCTAAAACAAAGCATCTTCTTCCATAAAATCAATCACTTCGTTCTCACTTTGCATCAGAGTAAGAATAAAGTCCATCCAAGTCTCATCCATGACTTTTACACGATTACTGGCCAACAATTCACCATTCAGACCATCAATCACTAAAGTTGATACCCCTAGCTCACTGCTCAAACTTACAATAAAAACGGGGTGCTCCAGATCATAATCCAAACTTGCCACCGTGACTCTGCCTTTTTCTTCACCTTGCGCTTTTTTAATCGCCTCTATCATAGATAATTTTGGCTCAAGCAGCTCAATTTCCTCATGTTTGATACTTTCTACATCGGAACCTTGTGC
The window above is part of the Marinomonas sp. THO17 genome. Proteins encoded here:
- a CDS encoding molybdopterin-dependent oxidoreductase — translated: MKTVIYFLVCVFSSSVFSTTLSLYQQSLPLPDSPQDYVIEIQGKGYQYEDLLEFPLYHAQFSTIWRASGDFIGPKLQDLLEDAGIADFEQVYLEATDDYAVIMPRHAPDQEDAILALALNGKPLKINDKGPFWLVWPSREDTLKLSANEGDLWIWSLTRITKVK
- a CDS encoding diguanylate cyclase; this encodes MISFKPQPIKLLIIPFIFIALVMLAVFLWRFQQDIKDIHRHIGITPHEIRYQLQQSNLQVALIEQEIKLTQQYDIKNSKSALLNRIEQLKYRLDNIRVVWNKLQSDLDKTSLKEELNRFEDKINQLKVNIQTANLHDKDQLNQLNILIMQIKINSAAMYSHGSDYIRLHTDRYVSKLSRINQAINTLIVIFILLLAVLSYALTLIFKQKTNLNKLSIEDPLTGLFNRRQFNDHMSLAVNNYHAQQTNFALMVFDIDYFKLFNDQLGHIAGDKALQAIAQHLTALKKQFPKVEFYRVGGEEFACLCYFQDYRYAKDFAETIRASIEDLKITHSTSKVSSYITVSIGIAYAAMQVELTSDSLYSTADQALYKAKKKGRNQICFYQNESS
- a CDS encoding HAMP domain-containing sensor histidine kinase, translated to MYLVKALFRMSGVRYALLQSVFFIVVLILASWFLQQQITSQTRQDIDEELEFYAQDLKESFTLSNGMPNWYAQDEQIPIENRFDAFRSYQSKVYGTVKSAVFNQTGFFTMNDEALFDARYLRWLKSGTEQGLNSMLVLQHEATKEDYQHLNRWRVYVTDVVGGKIAVYMPIDEAEDVLDLIPVIVWPIGVLLILVSIIGGCLFGAFQQRRLTKISQGLSKIAQGNLAIRLAPEKCQDDLDDLMASIDSTTEKLDQSIQHIKHHAQHFAHELRTPLTHLKNELEMLSPTLDLDRVSKKVDDIIEIFNVIQRISRLTNRQIAPADEFIALNNVIESVADLYQETLEEEGKLLHVQLFSHVTIRADRQMLIQAVSNLLENANRYAGDEAEIWLTAEDNEIRVEDNGSGIPLDLLDKVQLPLFRRSHNSQGQGLGLALVKAITEFHRADLILQESQYGGLCVRILFKEGVNKSSEHQS
- a CDS encoding response regulator transcription factor; translated protein: MQLLVLEDDKEIRDWLLTSLTSAGHLVDGFAKGKEALIAATTREYQVLILDWMIPDLDGLSVLKALRSAKVKTPAIMLTALADIEDKVAGLNAGADDYLAKPFALSELLARVNALGRRVFVESDDVSQAMVLRHKDIELDLLSFQCQRAQQKILLNTKEVRLLEVFMRNPGRVMTKSMLLERVWNIDFNPSSSIVETHVSRLRAKIDKPFSTSLIETVRGAGYVFG
- a CDS encoding PepSY domain-containing protein, with the translated sequence MKHALLTLFALLAFSNMAIAAQGSDVESIKHEEIELLEPKLSMIEAIKKAQGEEKGRVTVASLDYDLEHPVFIVSLSSELGVSTLVIDGLNGELLASNRVKVMDETWMDFILTLMQSENEVIDFMEEDALF